The Polyangium aurulentum genomic interval CGCCAGCCAGACGATCGTCTCGGCCCCCTTCTCGGGCGTGCGCGCGAAGATCTTGGCGACGAGCTTGCTGAGCCCCATCAGCCGGCTGGTATTGTTCAATCCGAACCCGCTGCGAACGTACCCGGGGTGGATGGAGTTCGCGGTGCCGCCCGAGGGGGCGAGCCGGCGCGAAAGCTCGCGCGTGAAGAGGATGTTCGCGAGCTTCGAGTCGCAGTAGGCCGCAAATCCCGCCTTGCCGTTGCGCTTGGTGATCGTGTCGAGGTCCATCTTGCCCACGTGGTGGGCGCCGCTCGAGGTGCTGACGACGCGCGCGCCGGGCGTCTTTTGCAGGATGTCGAGCAGCCGCGTCGTCAGCACGAAATACGCGACGTGGTTCAACGCGAACGTCATCTCCATGCCGTCCGCGCTGAGCTGGTAGTCCATGAAGACCGCGCCCGCGTTGTTGACGAGCACGTCGAGGCGGTCGTGCTTTGCGCGGAACGCATCGGCCACCGCGCGCACGTCGGCCATCTTCGACATGTCGCCGAGGAGCAGCTCGATCTTGTCGTTGCCGCTCTCGGCCTTCAGCTCGGCCACGACCCGCTCGCTCTTTTCCCGGTTTCGCCCGACGAGGACGAGCGTCGCGCCCCGCTTCGCGAAATTCAGCGCGGCCGCCTTGCCGATGCCCTCCGTCGCGCCCGTGACCAGGAAGACCTTGCCCTCGAGATCGTTTGCCATCGTCTTTCTCCGTTCGCCGTCAGGTCAGCAGTCCGTGCTTCGGCTTGAGCAAGGGCGGCAGATCCGTCTCGCCGAGGCGCTGCCGCAGGTTCACCTCGATCATCCGCGACAGCCCGGAGAGCGGCAGATCGTTCGCGTCCATGCCGAAGGGGTTTTCGATTTCATCGCCGATCGCGTCGAGGCCGAAGAACGCATAGGCGACGATGCACACCACGATCGGCGTCAAATACCCCACCGATTTGACGATGCCGAAGGGCAGGGCAAAGCAGTAGATCGCGACGATCTGGTGGATGAGCGAGGTGTACGAGAGCGGGATGGGCGTGTTCTTGATGCGCTCGCAGCCGCCCTGGATGTCCGTCAGCGCGGTCAGGCTCTGCTCGAGAATGGGCAGGTGCTGCGGGTGGATCCAGCCGCGCTGCCAGGCGTCGCGGAAGCGGTAGCCCATCGATTGCAGGATCGCCACCGGCCGGTTCGTCTCGCCTTGCAGGCTCTCGATCTCCGTCGCCGTGAGCATCGGCGACAGCTCGTCGAGCCGGTCCTGATCGCGCAGGTGCATCCGGAAGCAATGCACGTAGGCGATCAGGCGGTGCACCATCTCGCGCCGGAAGGTCTCGAGGGCCTCGGGGTCGACCTCGGGGACGCCGTTGGACCCCGCGCCGGGCTGCTGGCCGACGAGCGTGAGGATCTGGCGGGTGAGGTTGCGCGTCGTATTGACGAGCGCGCCCCAGAGCTTGCGGCCCTCCCAGAAGCGGTCGTAGCTCGTGTTGTTCCGGAAGCCGAGGAAGATGCCGAGCGACAGGCCGACCAGCGTGAAGGGGATCGTGGTGAGGTCGGGGTGGAAGAACCCGAACTTGAGGTCGGTCACCGTCACCGCCGCGGCGAGCAGGGTGGTGAACAGGAGCCGCCCGAACATCCGCGGCAGCGCCGTGCCCCGATACTTCAGGAGCAGGCGCAGCCAGGAGTACCGTCTTTCCGGAACCATCATGGCGAGGAGCTTTCGTTGGTGCTCCTACCATGGACGGCCGTGCTGCCGCTAGCGTCGCGTCATCCCACGCGCTTGCGCGGGTATCCCTCGAACGCGAGCCCCTCGGCCGCGAACCGCGCGCCCGCCGCCTCGAGCAGCCTGCGCCCGAGCCCGAGACGCCGATGCCGCGGGGCCACCAGCAGCAACGCCACCGCGCCCGCCTGGGCTCCCGCCGCGGTCACGCACAGCGCGGCGGGTCGGCCGTCGACGTAGGCCAGAAAGCCCTCGACCTCCCCGCGCAGCATCCGGTCGGCAAAGTCCTCGCGCTGCTCCCTCGCATCGAGGGGTTGTCCCGCCTCCACCCCGTCCTCACGCCTTTGGCCGGACAGACCCGTGGCCTCGAGGGTGGCGTCGTCGATCTCTTGCTCGAGAAACGCGAGCGTGTCCTCGAGAAGTGCGGGCGTGAGGGGTCGGAGGAAGAGGTCGAGCATCCGAGGGTTTTTCCGGACCGCGTGGTCCCCTTACCCTGTCCAATGTCTCGACCCCGCCCTTCGTCTGTCGGAAAGTGCTCGCGGCGCAAGAAACCGTCGGGCGACCGTCCTCGATGCCTCTTCTCCTGGTTCTCCAGGAGTGGGCGCGTGAAGCGGAGGGCGGTGGGCTGGGCCCGTCTTCAGTTTTTTGCCGCGTCGATCTATGCTCGGGACGATGGGACGAAAGCTCTCGCTTCCGCTTTTCTCTCCGGGGAGCGCCCTCCCCACGGTGGACTCTCTGCGCAAGCGCCTCGGCGGCCGCGCCATGAGCGAGCCGGGGGCCGGGGACGGGGTCACGGTCGTGACCGAATCCGGCCTGCGCACGACCGGGGTGGTCCTGTTCGTCCGGGGGGACGAGCTCGAGATCTGGGTCGATCACAACCTCGTCCGCAGCACGCAGCGCTCGTCCACGGCCCCGCTCGACGCCCCGTTGCCGCGCGATCTCGCCGCCGTCGCGGCCGACGCCCGCGCCTTCGCCAGCCTCGTCGAGGGCCAGCGCATCAACTACCTCGAAGAGG includes:
- a CDS encoding SDR family oxidoreductase — its product is MANDLEGKVFLVTGATEGIGKAAALNFAKRGATLVLVGRNREKSERVVAELKAESGNDKIELLLGDMSKMADVRAVADAFRAKHDRLDVLVNNAGAVFMDYQLSADGMEMTFALNHVAYFVLTTRLLDILQKTPGARVVSTSSGAHHVGKMDLDTITKRNGKAGFAAYCDSKLANILFTRELSRRLAPSGGTANSIHPGYVRSGFGLNNTSRLMGLSKLVAKIFARTPEKGAETIVWLATSPEAAKFNGEYFFDMKVARTSKRAKDDALAKGLWELSEKLSA
- a CDS encoding GNAT family N-acetyltransferase codes for the protein MLDLFLRPLTPALLEDTLAFLEQEIDDATLEATGLSGQRREDGVEAGQPLDAREQREDFADRMLRGEVEGFLAYVDGRPAALCVTAAGAQAGAVALLLVAPRHRRLGLGRRLLEAAGARFAAEGLAFEGYPRKRVG
- a CDS encoding bestrophin family protein, whose product is MMVPERRYSWLRLLLKYRGTALPRMFGRLLFTTLLAAAVTVTDLKFGFFHPDLTTIPFTLVGLSLGIFLGFRNNTSYDRFWEGRKLWGALVNTTRNLTRQILTLVGQQPGAGSNGVPEVDPEALETFRREMVHRLIAYVHCFRMHLRDQDRLDELSPMLTATEIESLQGETNRPVAILQSMGYRFRDAWQRGWIHPQHLPILEQSLTALTDIQGGCERIKNTPIPLSYTSLIHQIVAIYCFALPFGIVKSVGYLTPIVVCIVAYAFFGLDAIGDEIENPFGMDANDLPLSGLSRMIEVNLRQRLGETDLPPLLKPKHGLLT